From Aquila chrysaetos chrysaetos chromosome 3, bAquChr1.4, whole genome shotgun sequence, the proteins below share one genomic window:
- the MAFB gene encoding transcription factor MafB translates to MAGELSIGAELPTSPLAMEYVNDFDLMKFDVKKEPLGRNDRSGRHCTRLQPAGSVSSTPISTPCSSVPSSPSFSPTEQKTHLEDLYWMANSYQQMNPEALNLTPEDAVEALIGSHQVSQQLQGFESFRAHHHHHHHHHQHHHQYPAVTHEDLAGSGHPHHHHHHHHQASPTPSTSSSSSQQLQNSHQQHPPSSSVEDRFSDDQLVSMSVRELNRHLRGFTKDEVIRLKQKRRTLKNRGYAQSCRYKRVQQKHHLENEKTQLIQQVEQLKQEVTRLARERDAYKLKCEKLASNGFREAGSTSDNPSSPEFFM, encoded by the coding sequence ATGGCCGGAGAGCTCAGCATCGGAGCCGAGCTGCCCACTAGCCCCCTGGCCATGGAGTACGTCAACGACTTCGACCTGATGAAGTTCGACGTGAAGAAGGAGCCCCTGGGCAGGAACGACCGCTCGGGCAGGCACTGCACCCGCCTGCAGCCCGCCGGCTCCGTCTCCTCCACCCCCATCAGCACCCCCTGCAGCTCCGTGCCCTCCTCGCCCAGCTTCAGCCCCACCGAGCAGAAGACCCACTTGGAGGACCTGTACTGGATGGCCAACAGCTACCAGCAGATGAACCCCGAGGCGCTGAACCTCACCCCAGAGGACGCCGTCGAAGCCCTCATTGGGTCCCACCAGGTGTCCCAGCAGCTGCAAGGCTTCGAGAGCTTCCGggcccaccaccaccaccatcatcaccatcaccaacaccaccaccagTACCCCGCAGTCACTCACGAAGACCTGGCCGGCAGCGGGCaccctcaccaccaccaccatcatcaCCACCAGGCCTCTCCCactccctccacctcctccagctcctcccagcagctccagaactcgcaccagcagcatcccccCTCCAGCAGCGTGGAGGACCGGTTCTCGGATGACCAGCTGGTCTCCATGTCCGTGAGGGAGCTCAACAGGCACCTCCGAGGCTTCACCAAAGACGAGGTGATCCGCCtcaagcagaagaggaggacCTTGAAGAACAGGGGCTATGCCCAGTCCTGCAGGTATAAACGTGTCCAGCAGAAACACCACCTGGAGAACGAAAAGACCCAGCTCATTCAGCAGGTGGAACAGCTCAAGCAAGAAGTGACCCGGCTCGCCAGAGAGAGAGATGCCTACAAGCTCAAGTGTGAGAAACTTGCCAGCAATGGCTTCAGAGAGGCCGGCTCCACCAGTGACAACCCATCTTCCCCCGAGTTCTTCATGTGA